Genomic segment of Populus nigra chromosome 14, ddPopNigr1.1, whole genome shotgun sequence:
TTATTGTATGCCTTCTAGATTCTTGTTTGCAAATTCCCTTGTTGGTTTATTATTGTCTCGACTTTTTAACCTTAATTAAAAAGAGCTTGCTTCTTGACCAGTGCTTTTGGATTGGTTTGGTTCTGAACCTCTGTTAAatgttccttttccttttgacTGTTTTTCGGTGTTTCATTTCTGTGGAAGTGTGTAATGAATTTAGAATCAACATATGTTCTGCAAAGTGAGAAGTTTTGCCTATCTGGAATCTCAGTTGTTAGAGGTTACCATGCCCCGGTTGGTCATTATGATTGATTAAAGATATACCTTTTGTGAAAGGATCTCAATGATTCTAGCCCCttacttttttataattctgTAGGTTGACAACACTTGCTTGTAACTGCTTCCATTATATATATTGGCTCTGCATGTTGAAATTTGATGATGTTGAGTTAGTTaagttgttttctttattgGGGAGATAGCATTTCCAGTTATTGCCTCATTAATCATTTTCATCTCTTCTTTTTCAGATGGACGAAGTGTTGGCATCAGTAGCAGAAACGATAAAGAATTTTGCTGTGATATACCTGGTGGACATCACAGAGGTTCCTGATTTTAACACCATGTATGAGTTGTATGATCCATCTACTGTCATGTTCTTCTTCAGGAACAAGCATATTATGATTGATCTTGGAACTGGTAATAACAACAAGATCAACTGGGCTCTCAAAGACAAGCAGGAATTCATTGACATTGTTGAGACTGTCTACCGGGGTGCAAGGAAGGGTCGTGGTCTTGTCATTGCTCCAAAAGACTACTCCACAAAGTACCGCTACTAAATACTTTTGCTAATTGTTTGAACTGTAGGAGATTGCCTTGAAAACATGCATGCTTGTGTCAAACTTGTCTTTTAGAACAAAAGTGGGGATGCCCTGGTTAATTCAAAATCTCATGTTGTAATACTGGTTGGTGTGGATAACCAGTTCCATGCTTTGGACATGGACGACGCGTTGAACTCGGCAACTATTCTAGAATTGAAACAGTATTCATACTCGGTATTTGTCAGTATGTATGTGTGCACACACACACGGGTCATCATGTATGAAAATGCAATTGAGCACAGACGATGAGCTTCCACAGCGTGTGTTTCACTGGTGTGAAGAAAGTGTTGATGGAAGGATAGTGCTCAAGAGATAAGAAAGCAATAACCTTGAATGCACAACACTAATGAATTTTGCATTTGATGTTTCAAGAAGTTTCGTTATTTTGTTGGAGTTATTTACTAAGAGTCGAGAAATCTACCAAAAACTAGGAGACTTGACTTTAATAGAAATGGGCAAGACAGTTAAAGAGAAGTATATGAGAAGGCATATTCCACAACTCTTCCATAAGCTAATTATTGCAAATGTTTTCTGCGCCCGAAACTGCTGTGTTCACTTTCCATCCTAAGCCTCACGGTGTTTATTGGTTTGTCTGCGGAGCCTGAGTTCTGAATCCCtccaagataataataaaaataatacaaatctCTGATTCAGTGTCATTAACCTGAGCCAAACCCGAGAATCTAAACCCGAGAATCTAAATTATGATTAGAGTTTGCTTTATCTACAAATAGAATGACGTGAGCTTCAAAACtagatgaggaaaaagaaagaaaatggttgTAGGTTTCTCTCCAGCTTGTGGGCCGGGTCATATTCGTCTTGCTTTGCTGTGGACTGTGTAATTAGAtagcttttactttttttattaatcaatcaaCTTGCTAAAAGCAACATCCTGATCAATCCTTACTCTATTGAAGGTAGATGCCACGATTATTGTAATACATAGATTCCAGTACTGCACGAATATATAATGGAGAACTTGTTATTCCATGCTGAGGCAGAAGGATTAATTTCAACATTCCCAGATCCTATGGGATTTTTTTTGATAAGTTATTAGTGTTAGGACAGATAAGATAGGACACCCTCTGCATTCTGTAAAAGCAAACATGCTGATGGAAAAGTATTTCAACCGGAAGAACGGAATTGAAGATTCATGTAATTATGTTAAGAAATCTTGATGATTTTAAGCGGTTGAGAGGATGGAGTCACTGAATTAGTTGGTTTTTGGAGGAAAGTGAGTGGGATTTATTGGATTTTGGATATGAGTTTCAGtaagtttttcatttattagtTACTATCTATTGAagaaggtggtggtggagaCGATGAGAGGTTCTTGACAGTAACAATAGTTTTGGTGGCAAAGTTGGTGAAGGTAACAAATGGGAGAggagaattttaattaaagCACCAAATGCaatctctccctccctccctccctccctctctctcttattgttttgcTATGCAGAATTGCACCAGCATATGTTTTATATATCTTCTTGGGGATGAACCATTCAAATTGTTTCCTCTTATCAGCAATTCTGAAGAGACATTGTGTAGCAGCAAACAGGGAATGCTCTCAACAAGTAAACTGTAAGATAAATCTAGGAATTGCAAGGTGTGGTCATGAACCTGCAGACATTTTTGCCGCTTTTCTAGTTCAGGTTAAATTTGCGTTACGAGAAATGTCAAGGTGAGCGATTTTGAAACCATTACGTGAGATGATGAAGGACTCGATCTTTGTTAAGTTACGAAGAGAATTCCCCAGCAAACAAATTATCAGAGAGATCTAAATGTTTGAGAGAAGTGAAGTGATGTTACTGATGAATCTTGCATCAATCAGTTGGTTGTGAGAAATCTTCAGCACAGCAAATGACTGAGTTTTGCAAAGGCACCTTGGCAtgtctccttctaatttatttcgTGAAAGATTCAACAAGTGAGGAGTAGGCATGTTCCCCCAGCAAATCTTGGAACTATCTTGTATGCGTGTGTGTTAGActactataaaaaaagatataaaaaaaattacatgagtaAACCCggttaacttattaaacttgaattatgagattgagataaccatataagaaaaattaaaataaattataaaacttaattaccaatcaattcaatgttaaaggatacaattttaaaaaaatcaattaaaaaaaattaagtcaatcgGATTAACCGACGattcaagtcatgagatcataataattctataaaaagcaaataaaaaacaattatgaatatgaatatttaatcaaactagtgttgaataataaaattaaaaaatataattaaaaaaataactcgagttaatTCTAGTTAGTCTTTGAGACCCATGTCAAGTGCTGAAATAAcagtataaaacaaataaaacaaattataaaaatcaatttcaatgatGGAACTAAAAATGtattcaattcaaaaaataacaaaacaacttTTACTTTAACTCCTTTTCCTTTAACTCTCTAATTTCCATAATTATTTGTTGGGGTGATAcaaagcatagttattaaacctggatTGGCTTGACGGGTCAACCCAGGATTCGGCCGACCCGGGAGCTGGACCGGTCCGACTTTGTCAAAAAACCGGTCAGTGTAATGACCCGGTCAAACCCAgtcaaaaaattatgttttttcaatatgggataaaaaactttttggtttaaatacttcaatttaaaaggataacataatatctttttaatgtgagaaTGAAAACTCATtattatatatactctatgttcacaagaaaaaaaactatgttttttcaatgtgggatttgaaacctattatatatatactctatgtttataagaaaaaacctatattttttcaatgtgggataataaatttttttgatttaaatactttaacttaaaagcttaacataatatttttttaacgtgagataaaaaactttttaaaatattcttttaaacttcattatttacaatatgtatagcctatatttacatggatttttttcttaatttttcatataaaatattaaaactttaaattttttttaatttttccggatTGATCCAAGTGAACCCGAGTTAAACAACCTATAAAACTCGAGACCTGGTCTCTTGACCAGGTTAACCCCGGATCAAGTTTAATATCTATGATACAAAGAAGATATTGCTCTTTTTAATTGTCTATTTACGTATATATCAGATCCACAGCAATGCATTTTACATCAAATACATTTCAAGGTACGAAGTATTACTCTTCTTTTGTACTATTACCTCTTGCGAATTGCTTCCACTACTCCTATAATTGCTAAACCAATCAAATACCATGTAATCCCAGCTAATGTAACTTGTAACCAAGAGCTATTTACAATCTCCAATGCGAACGAACCACCGACATGCTCATTCAATCTACCACCTGTCCCTTCTCCTACTTGCAAATGTATTATAACAGCTGCAATTATTGCAGGCACCATTGGTATTTCCCATCTTATGGGATTTGTTTGCCTTTTCTCTTCTCCCCTGTTATCTTTCTCAAGCTTCTTTGGTTCTTTAGTATGTGAAGTCTCTGGGGTGGCTCTGGAGCTAGAACTATTGATCGAGGCGGGAAGAAACTGAGTTGATGGAATCCAATACTCGTCATAATATAAGGAACTTGATGGGGTTTGACGAAAGGGCCTTGTGCTctctcttgctttctttcttgcaGCAGCAGCCTCCCGAATCTTGTTGATATTTGGCTGAGGAGATTTTCTGACGATCCTTACCAGCTTTTGACAAGATTCTGGTGAGTCTGCTCTAGCTTTTGGTGATTGCCAGTAAAGCCAATTTGAGATTGATCTAATTGCTTGGAAAGCTGATATTCTTGCTTCTCTTTGCAGGTCAGATTCCTGAAATGAAAATATTCTATGGTTAATCATGTTATAGTTGATGTCAATTGCCATCGGTTCATAACTAATGTTTATTAACCTAATGGTGTGATCAAGTTACCATGGAGTTCTGAGGGTTGGCTTTGTTCATGGCATCAACAAAtctgttttggaattttttaacATCTATGAAAATGTTTGAGACACGCCCTCCGGCTGTATTGCCTACACCAACTCGTACGCTGCCTCGAGGCTGCTTGGACATCAGGAACTCTAGTGCTGCCAAGTCTGACCTCTCCACAGTCCTGCATTTGTCTCaggaaaattacaaacaaaatgaatttattttgttataactGTCTTGTGTCACTAGCAGCAGAAATCAATGTATTCAACTATTTGAAAGATCTATGATCTTTACGAGATGCAATCGACAGGACATGCGTCTATTGCAGCTTGGATTTTGTGCTCAGGGTCAGCCCATTGGGCAACAACTCTTGCTCTTCCGTAAAGTGATTCGATAGCAAACGTTTTCTCTGCAATCAAGGCACATTTTAAGCAACCAACACACTTCACTTCATCGACAAAAACCGCTCTTTGTTCACTTTCTGAGCCAAACCATACTGAATATATTGGTTTGCCAGAGTAGCCACGAAGTTCTGCCATCTTTGCCTGTTCCTGTACAGCAaatgaacaataaaatcaaataaagagaTATTCTCACATCTAGGCAAAACACAAGAATCTAAAAATGCATTACACATTGCTTCATCCTCCTAAAGAATTACTCAATCATGTCCTGCTACAAACTTGGTTCGTAATTAAATTGACCGTAATTTAAGAAATTTGACTAAAATTTCTCTTTAACAAGTgcttcatgataaaaaaattgggtGGTCTTGTAGCTATGGTGACTTAATAATGTTAGAGCTTGAGATTAATTATGTACATAATCGGGCCAGGATAAGAACTCAAAAAAGTTCATCATGTTAGAAATCCTCAAAAAAGTTCATTTGGGTTGCACTAACAAGTAAGCCCTAAGACATCAAAAACCTATCGGGCCAAGATAAGAACTCATTAACCATGGTTGGGCCACAACTCTCGACATGCATGATTAAAATCTGTTCATATTTTATCGTTTCTATGTCGATGATAGACCACAGAAACACAACACATCCACGGTCGGAAAATTCAACCTTAGTTTCTCTAATGTATGGATAATAACAAACTGACCTTATCGTAAGCCAAACGTGAATTTGGATCAGACAAAAGTGAATAAGCTTCGTTGAGTATAATAGCCATGTCATGTCCTGCTGGCCCTGCTATGTCAGGGTGACATCTTTTCTGCAAAGTCCTGTAAGCTGTTTTTATCTGTGAATGATCACTTGAGCTATCTATACCTAGAAGATCATAGAGATCAAAGTCTGTGATTGATGAATAAGAAGAcgatgacgatgacgatgacgatgaAGTAGCCCTACATGTCATAGAATAGTTACATGTTTTCCTAGACGACGTCGGAGGGAAGGAAGTGAAGGTTTTTGGGGTTAAGATTCTGGTTGTCATTGAAGCAAATGGCGTGTATAAAGAAGGCAGGCAACCAGCAGGCATTTTGTTCTCCTCACACAAAAGATAACAAATGGTGGGGGGGAAGGAGGTTGTAAATTTGTAGCTTCTATTGGTTCTTTGGAACTAGATATTTTAGGCAGGAGGTTCATG
This window contains:
- the LOC133672256 gene encoding thioredoxin-like protein YLS8 isoform X2, whose protein sequence is MSYLLPHLHSGWAVDQAILAEEERVVIIRFGHDWDDTCMQMDEVLASVAETIKNFAVIYLVDITEVPDFNTMYELYDPSTVMFFFRNKHIMIDLGTGNNNKINWALKDKQEFIDIVETVYRGARKGRGLVIAPKDYSTKYRY
- the LOC133672256 gene encoding thioredoxin-like protein YLS8 isoform X1: MSYLLPHLHSGWAVDQAILAEEERLVVIRFGHDWDETCMQMDEVLASVAETIKNFAVIYLVDITEVPDFNTMYELYDPSTVMFFFRNKHIMIDLGTGNNNKINWALKDKQEFIDIVETVYRGARKGRGLVIAPKDYSTKYRY
- the LOC133672675 gene encoding chaperone protein dnaJ C76, chloroplastic yields the protein MPAGCLPSLYTPFASMTTRILTPKTFTSFPPTSSRKTCNYSMTCRATSSSSSSSSSSYSSITDFDLYDLLGIDSSSDHSQIKTAYRTLQKRCHPDIAGPAGHDMAIILNEAYSLLSDPNSRLAYDKEQAKMAELRGYSGKPIYSVWFGSESEQRAVFVDEVKCVGCLKCALIAEKTFAIESLYGRARVVAQWADPEHKIQAAIDACPVDCISTVERSDLAALEFLMSKQPRGSVRVGVGNTAGGRVSNIFIDVKKFQNRFVDAMNKANPQNSMESDLQREARISAFQAIRSISNWLYWQSPKARADSPESCQKLVRIVRKSPQPNINKIREAAAARKKARESTRPFRQTPSSSLYYDEYWIPSTQFLPASINSSSSRATPETSHTKEPKKLEKDNRGEEKRQTNPIRWEIPMVPAIIAAVIIHLQVGEGTGGRLNEHVGGSFALEIVNSSWLQVTLAGITWYLIGLAIIGVVEAIRKR